The following proteins are co-located in the Candidatus Omnitrophota bacterium genome:
- the hisB gene encoding imidazoleglycerol-phosphate dehydratase HisB — protein sequence MMAKKIRGANIKRKTTETDISGKLVIDGSGKTDIKTGIGFLDHMLTLFAFHGLFDLTLRAKGDLQVDAHHTNEDVAICLGKAFKEALGDCKGIRRYGAKEVPMDQAAAKVRVDIGGRYAFLWKTPPYSNTFPSEGYTIEEGKDFFDTFAKSANINLHAEVYAGEDTHHVLEALFKALGIAIDEATQIDARRKGVPSTKGTID from the coding sequence ATGATGGCAAAGAAGATACGCGGCGCGAACATTAAACGTAAAACTACCGAGACGGATATATCCGGGAAGCTCGTCATCGACGGCTCCGGCAAGACGGATATAAAGACGGGTATAGGCTTCCTGGATCACATGCTTACGCTCTTCGCGTTCCACGGGCTATTCGATCTCACGCTCAGGGCGAAGGGCGACCTGCAGGTGGACGCGCACCACACCAATGAGGACGTCGCGATATGTCTCGGCAAGGCGTTCAAAGAAGCTCTCGGGGATTGTAAGGGTATCCGGCGCTACGGCGCTAAAGAAGTGCCGATGGATCAGGCGGCGGCCAAAGTGAGGGTCGACATAGGCGGAAGATACGCGTTCCTGTGGAAGACGCCGCCGTATTCGAACACGTTTCCCTCCGAGGGGTATACCATCGAAGAAGGTAAAGATTTTTTCGACACATTTGCCAAGAGCGCCAATATAAATCTCCACGCCGAAGTCTACGCGGGAGAGGACACTCATCACGTGCTTGAGGCGCTATTTAAAGCTCTCGGTATAGCGATAGACGAAGCGACTCAGATAGACGCACGACGCAAGGGCGTGCCGTCGACTAAAGGGACTATAGATTGA
- the hisD gene encoding histidinol dehydrogenase, which produces MKLVKVGSKQFQKLCDRNSGRNKRVTESVRKIVENVKVSGDEAVIKYTKKFDNVKLLPKELKVSACETSGAYQDIKPEFVSTLKVVLENVQKFYKKQLKKSWKIKDADGVLLGEQVMPLERVGVYVPSGTVPLVSSVYMTVIPAKMAGVKKTILVTPPNQYKSVDPHILVVADLLKVDEIYKIGGAQAIAALAFGTKSVPKVDKIVGPGNAYVTEAKRQVFGYCDIDMLAGPTEVVIIANHQSNINFIRADLEAQSEHFMGLSILITNSKRVAQTLKRENVKGYVILVKNMDEAADIANMLAAEHLQILTNNPKKVAKKITNAGAIFLGPYTPVAVGDYVAGPSHVLPTGGSARFFSGLGVSDFYKSSHIISYTKKALEKVREPLEKVAGIERLTKHLDSVKVRFE; this is translated from the coding sequence ATGAAACTTGTCAAGGTTGGTAGTAAACAGTTCCAGAAACTTTGCGATCGCAATTCCGGACGCAATAAGCGTGTTACGGAGAGCGTGAGAAAGATAGTCGAGAACGTGAAGGTCTCGGGCGATGAAGCTGTTATAAAATACACCAAAAAGTTCGACAACGTGAAGCTTTTACCTAAAGAATTAAAGGTATCAGCCTGCGAGACGTCCGGCGCTTATCAGGATATAAAGCCGGAGTTTGTTTCTACTCTGAAGGTCGTTCTGGAGAACGTCCAGAAATTTTACAAAAAACAGCTTAAGAAATCATGGAAGATAAAAGACGCCGACGGCGTTCTGCTGGGCGAGCAGGTGATGCCGCTCGAACGCGTCGGGGTGTATGTGCCGAGCGGCACGGTGCCTCTCGTATCGAGTGTCTACATGACCGTGATACCAGCAAAGATGGCGGGAGTAAAGAAGACGATCCTCGTGACGCCGCCGAACCAGTACAAGTCGGTCGATCCGCACATTCTCGTAGTGGCGGATCTCTTGAAGGTCGACGAGATATATAAGATAGGTGGCGCGCAGGCGATAGCGGCGCTGGCGTTCGGCACAAAGTCGGTGCCGAAGGTAGACAAGATAGTCGGCCCGGGCAACGCGTACGTTACCGAAGCGAAGAGACAGGTATTTGGATACTGCGATATCGATATGCTGGCAGGTCCGACGGAGGTTGTGATAATCGCGAATCACCAGTCGAACATCAATTTTATCCGCGCCGACCTCGAGGCGCAGAGCGAGCATTTCATGGGATTGTCGATACTTATAACGAATTCTAAACGTGTCGCGCAGACATTAAAACGGGAGAATGTAAAAGGGTACGTTATTCTGGTTAAAAATATGGACGAGGCCGCCGATATCGCGAATATGCTCGCGGCCGAGCATCTGCAGATACTGACGAATAATCCGAAAAAGGTTGCTAAAAAGATAACGAACGCAGGCGCTATATTCCTGGGCCCTTACACGCCGGTCGCTGTAGGTGATTATGTCGCGGGCCCCAGCCATGTGCTTCCGACCGGAGGTAGCGCGAGGTTCTTCTCAGGGCTGGGCGTGTCCGATTTTTATAAGAGCTCGCACATTATTTCGTACACAAAGAAAGCGCTTGAGAAGGTAAGAGAGCCGCTTGAAAAGGTGGCGGGGATCGAAAGGCTTACAAAGCATCTGGATTCGGTGAAGGTAAGGTTTGAATAG